The following coding sequences are from one Scylla paramamosain isolate STU-SP2022 chromosome 21, ASM3559412v1, whole genome shotgun sequence window:
- the LOC135110903 gene encoding uncharacterized protein LOC135110903, whose product MCSTDFGMLDLLFEKEDPSCKGLPDGFKNTLFSSSEAVLDDGDIDIKEEVLDSGTIDWKMSSEWDADELLRSVLDGNDMTSPSLGTPALDSLGGLGSSSHHTLDPSSLSTPTLEAPDDDMDSLENLVGLPFHAVLDSAASDSGMSSDSSLDQQMSPLSGYSSPGSLADVGLGSGLGMSSPDPAVDATSDVSSASDLGSLGSLGSTSPAGSSPIITSPRSPDNVFSLEDFIHPDSGFSSPVPQEVGSSIVSPTTSVTTPIFTTARPTFVTKTAAPTGATIVNRSAASTLISKPNATSTTGPVLKTVTVAAPASSVGTVGGQTIVVTQANRGGGNAHVVRGGTLLKSNQTSRSILLPVTVKDLNQVRTIKIISTGGSAGMGTRGVRTVVSTVRTPSTTSSTPSSTASLNSQSIRTSLLGTVRGQETKSILKSGAATVLTTSARPAVTTTSFIHSSPTRIKVEAKTNDDDDDDDDDDDDRHTSFQQLTLSDEEKRLLKKEGIMLPTHYPLTKQEERELKRIRRKIRNKISAQDSRKRKKEYIDGLEDRVKACTEENQQLQKRIRSLEAQNESLLVQMRRFQNAVTGGNSGRLQTHASTALMMLILSAALFIVPSMRQDNGNSADSELSMPSSKMPPAGHTRSLLEVGNMGTLEVLEGVEDELTLELETPLTQALSDHDYTPVAKKQRTASPRGTAYFVPPLDDYPPLHDKTDSGGGFPPDDGGSGTKISARIVDSLADHMSNNYSDPGGKSGGNSKSVVVNLSKGKKRLRDDLELE is encoded by the exons ATGTGCTCGACAGACTTTGGAATGTTGGATCTCCTTTTTGAAAAGGAGGACCCGTCTTGCAAAGGTTTGCCTGACGGGTTTAAGAACACGCTCTTCAGCAGCTCTGAGGCTGTCTTGGACGATGGTGACATCGACATCAAGGAGGAGGTGCTTGATTCCGGCACCATCGACTGGAAAATG TCGAGTGAGTGGGACGCAGACGAGTTGCTTCGCTCCGTGCTGGACGGCAACGACATGACTTCCCCGAGCCTCGGTACACCTGCACTAGACTCCTTGGGCGGCCTTGgatcctcctcccaccacaccCTCGACCCCTCCTCGCTCTCCACTCCCACGCTGGAGGCCCCAGACGACGACATGGACTCCCTCGAAAACCTCGTGGGTCTGCCCTTCCATGCCGTGCTGGACTCCGCCGCCTCCGACTCCGGCATGTCCAGTGACTCCTCCCTGgaccagcag ATGTCTCCCCTGTCGGGTTACTCCTCGCCGGGCTCCTTGGCTGATGTGGGCCTGGGCAGCGGCCTTGGGATGTCCTCCCCTGACCCCGCCGTGGACGCCACCTCAGACGTGTCCTCTGCCAGCGATCTGGGTTCTCTGGGATCACTGGGCTCCACTTCCCCGGCAGGAAGCTCCCCCATTATTACTTCTCCACGCAGCCCCGACAACGTTTTCTCCCTGGAAGATTTCATTCATCCAGATTCTG GGTTCTCTTCACCGGTGCCTCAGGAGGTGGGAAGCAGTATTGTGTCGCCGACCACGTCAGTGACAACGCCCATCTTCACTACTGCCAGGCCTACTTTCGTCACTAAGACCGCGGCCCCCACCGGTGCCACCATCGTGAACAGGTCTGCGGCATCCACCCTCATCAGCAAGCCCAACGCCACTTCCACCACCGGCCCGGTGCTCAAGACGGTGACGGTGGCGGCGCCAGCTAGCTCGGTGGGCACTGTCGGCGGCCAGACCATCGTGGTGACGCAGGCCAACAGGGGCGGCGGCAACGCCCACGTGGTTCGTGGCGGGACACTTCTCAAATCCAACCAGACGTCACGCTCCATCCTGCTTCCCGTCACGGTGAAGGACCTAAATCAG GTCCGCACCATTAAGATCATCAGCACGGGGGGCAGCGCGGGCATGGGGACGCGTGGAGTGCGGACTGTCGTCTCCACCGTCCGCACGccttccactacctcctccaccccctcttcCACCGCCTCCCTCAACAGTCAGTCCATCCGCACTTCCCTTCTCGGCACAGTCAGAGGCCAGGAAACCAAATCCATCCTGAAGAGTGGCGCCGCTACTGTGCTCACCACTTCAGCCCGccccgccgtcaccaccacctccttcatcCACTCCTCCCCGACGCGCATCAAAGTGGAGGCAAAGAccaacgacgatgatgatgatgatgacgacgatgatgacgatcGGCACACGTCTTTCCAGCAGCTGACTCTCTCCG atgaagaaaagaggctgctgaagaaggaagggatcaTGCTACCTACCCATTACCCTTTAACtaagcaggaagagagggagctCAAAAGAATAAGGCGCAAGATCCGAAATAAGATCTCAGCACAGGACTCCAGGAAACGCAAGAAGGAGTACATTGATGGATTAGAAGACAG AGTGAAGGCTTGCACAGAAGAGAACCAACAGCTGCAGAAGCGGATCCGCAGTTTGGAGGCCCAAAATGAGTCCCTCTTAGTACAGATGAGGAGGTTCCAGAATGCTGTCACAGGAGGAAACTCTGGACGCTTACAGACTCATGCTTCCACTGCCCTCATGATGCTCATCCTCTCGGCAGCACTTTTCATTGTACCCTCAATGCGGCAGGATAATGGAAATTCTGCTGACAGTGAGCTTTCCATGCCATCATCCAAAATGCCTCCTGCAG GTCACACACGCAGTCTTCTTGAGGTTGGGAACATGGGCACATTGGAAGTGCTTGAGGGTGTGGAAGATGAGCTGACCCTTGAGCTTGAAACCCCTCTAACCCAGGCCCTTAGTGACCATGACTATACACCTGTGGCCAAGAAGCAGCGCACAGCCTCTCCAAGGGGAACTGCATACTTTGTGCCACCCTTGGATGACTACCCTCCCCTGCACGACAAGACTGATTCAGGTGGAGGCTTTCCTCCAGATGATGGTGGTTCAGGGACAAAAATATCTGCCAGAATAGTGGACAGTCTGGCAGATCATATGTCCAACAACTACTCTGATCCTGGAGGGAAGTCTGGTGGTAACTCCAAGTCTGTGGTGGTGAATCTCtccaagggaaagaaaagactaaGAGATGACCTTGAACTGGAGTGA